CCTTGTCAGAGGATATAACGCTGATCTTGATGAAATACTGAAAGGTGACAGAAGCGGAAAATCGCTGACTATATATACTGCTGATAATATAAAGATCTATGAGAAAATTTACCAGCAGACATCAGAACTGCCTAAAGAAGTGCCGGACGATCTTTTTTATATGGCTGAGTTTGCAGGGGAGAATCTTTTTACCTGTGACAAGCCGGACTCGAAAGCCTCCAGGGCTATTCTTGATTTCTATAATATTTCTGAAACAGGGCTTAATAACTGTATAGTTCTGTTTACTGCGGAAAAAGCAATCGCCCGTAAAGGTGATAAGGTAAGCAGGCTTAAGCTGTGGAGCACGGCTGCCAGACTCGTTGAAAAATATGGTGTACGCAAAATCATACTTGCTTACATGGAGCACTCCTACATGCAGAATGATATATGGGGTGTGGAGGCTGCTGCCTACAGTTACTTTGGGAGCTCAGTCAGGTTTCTGACCATAGCCAAAAAGGCGTGGCTTATCTCTGTACTCACTCTGGGGCAGATGCCGGATGATGATACCCCCGCTTTTTACAAAAGAAAGGATATGCTCGCATACAGGCTTTACCTCAAAGGGCTAATTACTTATACGCAGTATAGTGATGCTGCGGAACAGCCCGTTTATAAACTGCATAAGGTCGTGAATACAATGCCTGACTACACTGCCCTTGTGCTTCAGGAGCTGAAGCGCAAAGGGGTAAAGACCGACCGACAGCTTGTTGTTCATACTAATATCAATCTTTCCACTTTGCGGGCAGCTCAGCATGCGATATCCAGTAAGCTTAAAAAGTATCCTGACGGTATCAATATCGCCATGGCAGTGGTGAACTATGAAACCGGCGGTGTTGAAGCGCTTGCGGCAAACAATAAATGGAAATATCATACAATGCAGATGCGCAGACAGATAGGGTCAACATTTAAACCTATAGTTTATCTGACAGCGATAAAAGAGGGTGCATCTCCGAATGAATTAATAGTCGA
This window of the Denitrovibrio acetiphilus DSM 12809 genome carries:
- a CDS encoding transglycosylase domain-containing protein; this encodes MTLKRFWILTACVCLVFFAGISAVLNSEKTLVRGYNADLDEILKGDRSGKSLTIYTADNIKIYEKIYQQTSELPKEVPDDLFYMAEFAGENLFTCDKPDSKASRAILDFYNISETGLNNCIVLFTAEKAIARKGDKVSRLKLWSTAARLVEKYGVRKIILAYMEHSYMQNDIWGVEAAAYSYFGSSVRFLTIAKKAWLISVLTLGQMPDDDTPAFYKRKDMLAYRLYLKGLITYTQYSDAAEQPVYKLHKVVNTMPDYTALVLQELKRKGVKTDRQLVVHTNINLSTLRAAQHAISSKLKKYPDGINIAMAVVNYETGGVEALAANNKWKYHTMQMRRQIGSTFKPIVYLTAIKEGASPNELIVDKKYRYNLGNYVYAPANFEDYYMGKIPMRLGLVHSLNNATIHLAKLAGLRKVSRMAVDLGMDARIKPYLAMPLGIFPITPLNLAKVYAAFGTYGIKKEIGFINRVEDSKGERVYLPKEMPRRVSPERETYQVVYMMKDVVRRGTARRSGLIPGTAAKTGTTDEYRDAWTVALFPPYAVVCWVGFDSHRSMGERGTGGGYAAPVIAEFQRLLTKKTEKIDFNVPKGIVFKRVDRYTGAVTGKGCGSKRTYAEAFLEERVPPVCGGRNIAFENVKENTGS